A single region of the Rathayibacter rathayi genome encodes:
- the pstA gene encoding phosphate ABC transporter permease PstA: protein MSAATTSMPFSLQAGKLSKGTPWMLLVGSWVVFAAVFLVLQAAGTMNDFSLVGAIFWGTALFDVVIYVVSRLVEGGRKAIDRLVTSLVATAFIIALLPLISLLYTVVSRGVARFDPLFFSSSMRNVIDAGGGALHAIIGTLEITAMAALISVPIGLLTSIYLVEYGRGHLARAITFFVDVMTGIPSIVAGLFAYALFALVLGPGVRMGFAGSIALTVLMIPVVVRSSEEMLKLVPNELREASYALGVPKWLTIVKIVLPTSIAGITTGITLAIARVIGETAPLLIVAGFTASMNYDLFSERMMTLPVFVYTQYANQGPDADAFLNRAWTGALALILIVMALNLIARLIAKIFAPKLGR from the coding sequence ATGTCCGCCGCCACCACCTCGATGCCCTTCTCGCTGCAGGCGGGCAAGCTGTCCAAAGGCACGCCCTGGATGCTGCTCGTCGGCAGCTGGGTCGTCTTCGCCGCCGTCTTCCTGGTTCTCCAGGCGGCGGGGACGATGAACGACTTCAGCCTCGTCGGGGCGATCTTTTGGGGCACCGCTCTCTTCGACGTCGTGATCTATGTGGTCTCGCGGCTGGTCGAGGGCGGCCGCAAGGCGATTGACCGCCTGGTGACCTCGCTGGTCGCGACGGCGTTTATCATCGCGTTGCTCCCGCTGATCTCGTTGCTGTACACGGTCGTCTCCAGGGGAGTCGCGCGCTTCGATCCGCTGTTTTTCTCCTCGTCGATGCGCAACGTGATCGACGCGGGCGGCGGCGCCCTGCACGCGATCATCGGCACGCTGGAGATTACGGCGATGGCCGCGCTGATCTCCGTGCCGATCGGGCTGCTCACCTCGATCTACCTCGTCGAGTACGGGCGCGGTCACCTCGCCCGCGCGATCACCTTCTTCGTCGACGTAATGACGGGGATCCCGTCCATCGTCGCGGGCCTGTTCGCCTACGCCCTCTTCGCGCTGGTCCTCGGCCCCGGTGTGCGGATGGGCTTCGCCGGCTCGATCGCCCTCACCGTGCTGATGATCCCCGTGGTCGTCCGCTCGTCGGAGGAGATGCTGAAGCTGGTCCCGAACGAGCTGCGCGAGGCCTCCTACGCGCTCGGCGTGCCGAAGTGGCTGACCATCGTCAAGATCGTGCTGCCGACCTCCATCGCCGGCATCACGACGGGCATCACCCTGGCCATCGCGCGCGTTATCGGCGAGACCGCGCCGCTGCTGATCGTCGCCGGTTTCACCGCCTCGATGAACTACGACCTCTTCAGCGAGCGGATGATGACCCTCCCGGTCTTCGTCTACACGCAGTACGCGAACCAGGGCCCCGACGCCGACGCATTCCTCAACCGCGCGTGGACCGGCGCGCTGGCCCTCATCCTGATCGTCATGGCGCTGAACCTCATCGCCCGCCTGATCGCAAAGATCTTCGCCCCCAAGCTCGGCCGCTGA
- the pstC gene encoding phosphate ABC transporter permease subunit PstC, with protein MATETVVRPKAKVRIGDRVFSISTVAAGSLILLVLAAVAIFLIAQSIPAFTAPADSLPGDATSFWAYVGPLVFGTVWSAVIALVIALPLSIAIALFISHYAPRRIAMALGYVVDLLAAVPSVVFGLWGATVLAPMVQPFYLFLNVNIGWFPLFGGQASGTGKTILTASVVLAVMVIPIITAVCREIFLQAPRLHEEAALALGATRWEMIRMAVLPFGAPGIVSAAMLGLGRALGETLAVAMVLSPATVVSFLLLTSQNSNTIAANIALQFPEASGVGVNVLVASGLILFVITLVVNSVARFIVNRRKAFSGAN; from the coding sequence ATGGCAACTGAGACCGTCGTCCGCCCGAAGGCGAAGGTGCGTATCGGAGATCGGGTCTTCTCGATCTCGACCGTCGCCGCCGGCTCCCTCATCCTCCTCGTCCTCGCAGCCGTAGCGATCTTCCTCATCGCGCAGTCGATCCCGGCGTTCACCGCGCCGGCCGACAGCCTCCCCGGCGACGCGACGAGCTTCTGGGCCTACGTCGGCCCCCTGGTGTTCGGCACGGTCTGGTCGGCGGTGATCGCCCTGGTGATCGCCCTCCCGCTTTCGATCGCCATCGCCCTCTTCATCTCGCACTACGCGCCGCGCCGCATAGCGATGGCCCTCGGTTACGTGGTCGACCTCCTCGCCGCCGTCCCCTCGGTGGTCTTTGGCCTCTGGGGCGCGACCGTGCTGGCTCCGATGGTGCAACCGTTCTACCTCTTCCTCAACGTGAACATCGGCTGGTTCCCACTCTTTGGTGGCCAGGCCTCGGGCACGGGCAAGACGATCCTCACCGCCTCCGTGGTGCTGGCCGTGATGGTCATTCCGATCATCACCGCGGTCTGCCGCGAGATCTTCCTCCAGGCTCCCCGCCTGCACGAGGAAGCGGCGCTCGCGCTCGGCGCGACTCGCTGGGAGATGATCCGGATGGCCGTCCTCCCCTTCGGCGCCCCGGGCATCGTCTCGGCCGCCATGCTCGGTCTCGGCCGGGCGCTGGGCGAGACGCTCGCCGTCGCGATGGTGCTCTCGCCCGCGACGGTCGTCTCCTTCCTCCTGCTCACCTCGCAGAACTCGAACACCATCGCCGCGAACATCGCCCTGCAGTTCCCGGAGGCGAGCGGAGTCGGCGTGAACGTGCTCGTCGCGTCCGGCCTGATCCTCTTCGTCATCACCCTCGTCGTGAACTCGGTCGCGCGGTTCATCGTCAACCGCCGCAAGGCCTTCTCGGGAGCCAACTGA
- a CDS encoding FABP family protein, with protein sequence MISLPSGLPPELVPLSWLLGVWEGSGVIDYAVGDDSVQAEFGHRISFSYDGLPYLNYSSYTWLIEDGADETPRPLVSEMGYWRLSRALTDADAGPAMLPGRGAPAFPDAESVETLRNAAGGFDIEVSLVHPDGVSELYLGQVKGPRIDLATDAVMRTAAAKDYAAATRLYGLVDDHLLWAWDIAALGQGLRTHSSGRLARVD encoded by the coding sequence GTGATCTCGCTTCCTTCGGGCCTCCCGCCCGAACTCGTCCCGCTCTCCTGGCTGCTCGGCGTCTGGGAGGGCTCCGGCGTCATCGACTACGCCGTCGGCGACGACTCCGTGCAGGCTGAGTTCGGCCACCGCATCAGTTTCAGCTACGACGGGCTGCCGTACCTCAACTACAGCTCTTATACCTGGCTGATCGAGGACGGCGCCGACGAGACGCCTCGTCCGCTGGTCAGCGAGATGGGTTACTGGCGCCTGAGCCGCGCGCTCACCGACGCGGACGCCGGCCCCGCAATGCTGCCCGGCCGCGGCGCCCCCGCCTTCCCCGACGCGGAGTCGGTCGAGACGCTGCGCAACGCTGCCGGCGGCTTCGACATCGAGGTTTCGCTCGTGCATCCGGACGGAGTGAGCGAACTCTACCTCGGCCAGGTCAAGGGGCCGCGGATCGACCTCGCAACCGACGCGGTGATGCGCACCGCCGCGGCGAAGGACTACGCCGCGGCGACCCGCCTCTACGGCTTGGTCGACGACCACCTGCTCTGGGCCTGGGACATCGCTGCCCTCGGGCAGGGCCTGCGCACCCATTCCTCCGGACGGCTGGCCCGTGTCGACTGA
- a CDS encoding NUDIX hydrolase, whose translation MTGIVSAAGAVCWRIIDGRPLVLVIHRPHRRDVSLPKGKVDAGESLPETAVREIREETGLAVALGVPLGCTEYVLPSGRPKVVYYWAAQVTEKAVLASDFLPNDEVEALEWVTLTRARSYLTYPHDVTIVDEFARIAARGALETFAIVVLRHAKAVPVSSWDGRDSTRRLTGRGRIEAAAAARALAAWRPRRLVSSTAKRCRSTIAPLSALVKKPVRLRDDLSQESHEHGTANLRALVGKRVRARRTAVLCSHRPVIPEILREIALATATPLGPYLDEAAALPTGGFAVVHLSIGHPGSGIIAIETHRPLG comes from the coding sequence GTGACGGGAATCGTCTCTGCGGCAGGAGCGGTGTGCTGGCGGATCATCGACGGTCGCCCGCTCGTCCTCGTGATCCACCGGCCGCACCGCCGGGACGTGAGTCTGCCCAAGGGCAAGGTCGACGCGGGCGAGTCCCTCCCCGAGACGGCCGTGCGCGAGATCCGCGAGGAAACCGGGCTCGCCGTGGCGCTCGGAGTACCGCTCGGCTGCACCGAGTACGTGCTGCCGAGCGGGCGTCCGAAAGTCGTCTACTACTGGGCCGCGCAGGTCACCGAGAAGGCGGTCCTCGCCTCGGACTTCCTCCCCAATGACGAGGTCGAGGCGCTCGAGTGGGTCACCCTCACGCGCGCCCGGAGTTATCTCACCTACCCCCATGACGTCACGATCGTCGACGAGTTCGCCAGGATCGCCGCCCGCGGGGCGCTCGAGACCTTCGCGATCGTGGTGCTCCGACACGCGAAGGCCGTGCCCGTCTCGTCATGGGACGGGCGCGACTCCACCCGCCGCCTCACCGGACGCGGCCGGATCGAGGCCGCTGCGGCTGCCCGGGCCCTCGCCGCCTGGCGCCCGCGCCGACTCGTCTCGAGCACTGCCAAACGCTGCCGGTCGACCATCGCCCCTCTCTCCGCTCTGGTGAAGAAGCCGGTCAGGCTCCGCGACGACCTGAGCCAGGAGTCGCACGAGCACGGAACCGCCAATCTCCGCGCCCTGGTCGGCAAGCGGGTCCGCGCGCGCCGCACCGCCGTCCTGTGCAGCCATCGGCCGGTCATCCCCGAGATCCTGCGCGAGATCGCGCTCGCGACGGCGACACCGCTGGGCCCCTACCTCGACGAGGCGGCCGCGCTGCCCACGGGTGGCTTCGCCGTCGTGCACCTCTCGATCGGCCACCCCGGCTCCGGCATCATCGCGATCGAGACGCACCGGCCGCTGGGCTGA
- a CDS encoding winged helix-turn-helix domain-containing protein gives MAQLLILTSAGGAEVLPALGLLSHRTRQIPAEPAQLVNAPSCDLILVDARQDLASAKSLCKILTTTGINVPLILILTEGGLTAVSADWGVNDVILDSAGPAEVDARIRLVIGRLAQEQSTSRIQASGVVIDEASYSAKVHGRPLDLTFKEFELLRFFATHPSRVFTREQLLSEVWGYDYFGGTRTVDVHVRRLRAKLGDLESLIGTVRNVGYRFNVYEEDNERVSQPVR, from the coding sequence GTGGCGCAGTTGTTGATACTGACCTCGGCGGGAGGCGCCGAGGTGCTCCCCGCGCTGGGGCTCCTCAGCCACCGAACCCGGCAGATCCCCGCGGAACCCGCCCAGCTCGTGAACGCTCCGAGCTGCGATCTGATCCTGGTCGACGCGCGGCAGGACCTCGCCAGCGCGAAGTCGCTCTGCAAGATCCTCACGACCACGGGCATCAACGTCCCCCTCATCCTGATCCTCACCGAGGGCGGTCTCACGGCGGTCTCGGCCGACTGGGGCGTCAACGACGTCATCCTCGACTCGGCAGGCCCCGCCGAGGTCGACGCCCGCATCCGCCTGGTGATCGGCAGGCTGGCGCAGGAGCAGTCGACCTCGCGGATCCAGGCCTCCGGCGTCGTGATCGACGAGGCCAGCTACTCCGCCAAAGTGCACGGGCGTCCGCTCGACCTCACCTTCAAGGAGTTCGAGCTCCTCCGCTTCTTCGCCACACACCCCTCGCGCGTCTTCACCCGGGAGCAGCTGCTGAGCGAGGTCTGGGGCTACGACTACTTCGGTGGCACCCGCACGGTCGACGTGCATGTGCGGCGCCTTCGCGCGAAGCTCGGCGACCTGGAGTCGCTGATCGGCACGGTCCGCAACGTCGGATACCGCTTCAACGTGTACGAAGAGGACAATGAGCGAGTCTCTCAACCTGTCCGTTGA
- the pstB gene encoding phosphate ABC transporter ATP-binding protein PstB: MSKRIEVNDLNVYYSQFLAVEGVSLAIEPRTVTAFIGPSGCGKSTFLRTLNRMHEVIPGAHVEGEVLIDGNNLYGPGVDPVQVRRQVGMVFQRPNPFPTMSIRDNVLAGVKLNNRRISKSDADALVERSLQGANLWNEVKNRLDKPGSGLSGGQQQRLCIARAIAVSPDVLLMDEPCSALDPISTLAIEDLIEELKNDYTIVIVTHNMQQASRVSDRTAFFTIAGTGKPGKLIEYDDTATMFSRPSVQATEDYVSGRFG, translated from the coding sequence ATGTCCAAGCGCATCGAGGTCAACGACCTCAACGTCTACTACAGCCAGTTCCTCGCGGTGGAGGGCGTCTCGCTCGCCATCGAGCCCCGTACAGTGACGGCCTTCATCGGCCCCTCCGGCTGTGGCAAATCCACCTTCCTCCGCACGCTGAACCGTATGCACGAGGTCATCCCCGGCGCGCACGTCGAGGGCGAGGTGCTGATCGACGGCAACAACCTCTACGGCCCGGGCGTTGACCCGGTGCAGGTCCGCCGCCAGGTCGGCATGGTCTTCCAGCGTCCGAACCCCTTCCCGACGATGTCCATCCGCGACAACGTGCTCGCCGGCGTCAAGCTCAACAACCGCCGGATCTCGAAGTCGGACGCGGATGCGCTCGTCGAGCGCTCGCTGCAAGGCGCGAACCTCTGGAACGAGGTGAAGAACCGACTGGACAAGCCCGGCTCCGGTCTTTCCGGCGGGCAACAGCAGCGCCTGTGCATCGCTCGCGCGATCGCCGTCTCCCCCGACGTCCTGTTGATGGACGAGCCCTGCTCTGCGCTGGACCCGATCTCGACGCTCGCGATCGAGGACCTGATCGAGGAGCTCAAGAACGACTACACGATCGTCATCGTGACCCACAACATGCAGCAGGCCTCCCGCGTCTCCGACCGCACCGCGTTCTTCACCATCGCCGGCACCGGCAAGCCGGGCAAGCTGATCGAGTACGACGACACGGCGACGATGTTCTCCCGACCGTCCGTCCAGGCGACCGAGGACTACGTCTCGGGGCGCTTCGGCTGA
- the mshD gene encoding mycothiol synthase — translation MSESLNLSVEDLADPAVAAGLEHLIGRATWFDHQPPFSDQALVDARTGSRTLLVGLRADVVVAAAILGQGELEFVVDPEWRGVGFGTAALEQVLASGRTGLLAWAHGDHPAARALAASHGFAAVRTLLHVELEPLAAPEVRVPEGVLLTDARGLDPAEWVALNARVFAAHPEQGRLTEEDLAARRAEPWFDEGDFLLLRDADGTLIGYDWLKIEPGSTTGEIYVLGVAPEAAGRGLGRTLLAAGLARMLERGCTTADLYVEAENRSAVALYRSVGFTDASVDVQYLQRAAPVR, via the coding sequence ATGAGCGAGTCTCTCAACCTGTCCGTTGAGGACCTGGCCGATCCCGCCGTCGCGGCCGGCCTAGAACACCTGATCGGCCGAGCCACCTGGTTCGACCACCAGCCCCCGTTCAGCGATCAGGCCCTCGTCGATGCTCGGACCGGCTCGCGCACTCTCCTCGTGGGCCTGCGCGCCGATGTGGTAGTGGCGGCCGCGATCCTCGGGCAGGGCGAGCTGGAGTTCGTCGTCGATCCCGAGTGGCGGGGAGTGGGCTTCGGCACCGCGGCTCTCGAGCAGGTGCTCGCGAGCGGCCGCACCGGCCTGCTCGCCTGGGCGCACGGGGACCACCCGGCGGCTCGCGCGCTGGCGGCGTCGCACGGCTTCGCTGCGGTCCGCACGCTGCTGCACGTCGAACTCGAGCCGCTCGCCGCGCCCGAGGTCCGGGTTCCCGAGGGGGTCCTGCTCACCGACGCCCGTGGCCTCGATCCAGCCGAGTGGGTCGCGCTGAACGCGCGGGTCTTCGCGGCGCACCCCGAGCAGGGGCGGCTGACGGAGGAGGATCTGGCGGCCCGACGTGCGGAGCCGTGGTTCGACGAGGGCGACTTCCTGCTGCTGCGCGATGCGGATGGCACGCTGATCGGCTACGACTGGCTGAAGATCGAGCCGGGGTCGACCACCGGTGAGATTTATGTGCTGGGAGTCGCTCCGGAGGCAGCCGGACGCGGACTTGGCCGCACGCTGCTCGCCGCGGGACTCGCGCGGATGCTGGAGCGGGGCTGCACGACGGCCGACCTCTACGTCGAGGCCGAGAACCGCTCGGCGGTGGCGCTCTACCGCTCGGTCGGATTCACGGACGCCTCCGTCGACGTGCAGTACCTACAGCGCGCCGCACCGGTGCGCTGA
- a CDS encoding YgfZ/GcvT domain-containing protein — translation MATTSAAEPGVAAHYGEPFREQRALAAGTALVDLSGRGVVTVTGPDRLTWLDSLTSQAVSRLAPGASAETLLLDPTGRIEHVIRLVDDGETAWLLLDRDETVGLATWLDQMRFMLRVEVADRTAEFATLAALGNGTALALALSLAGAPVVWSDPWSQVQPGGWQYALTAEHPGAAWELREVLVPRAGLDALAATAAETGVSLAGVDALEALRIAAWRPRHATEVDERSIPHELDLLRSSVHLAKGCYRGQETVAKVHNLGHPPRRLVLLQLDGSDSVLPAHGDVITALKGGESVEVGAITSSAWHYEDGPVALGVVKRSVPVDLELTVLAGDSRIAAAQEVVVPPGAGAEAGVPRLPRLGATTR, via the coding sequence GTGGCCACGACCAGCGCTGCCGAGCCCGGTGTCGCCGCTCACTACGGCGAGCCCTTCCGGGAGCAGCGGGCGCTCGCGGCCGGAACCGCCCTCGTCGATCTCTCCGGCCGCGGAGTCGTGACCGTCACCGGCCCCGACCGCCTGACCTGGCTCGATTCGCTCACCAGTCAAGCCGTCTCCCGCCTGGCTCCCGGTGCCAGCGCTGAAACCCTCTTGCTCGACCCGACGGGCCGGATCGAGCATGTCATCCGCCTCGTCGACGACGGGGAGACCGCCTGGCTCCTGCTCGACCGCGACGAGACCGTGGGCCTGGCGACCTGGCTCGACCAGATGCGCTTCATGCTCCGCGTCGAGGTCGCCGACCGCACCGCGGAGTTCGCGACCCTCGCTGCACTCGGCAACGGCACGGCTCTGGCGCTCGCGTTATCCCTGGCCGGGGCTCCCGTCGTCTGGAGCGACCCGTGGTCGCAGGTCCAGCCGGGAGGCTGGCAGTACGCGCTCACCGCCGAGCACCCGGGGGCGGCGTGGGAACTCCGCGAGGTGCTGGTACCGAGGGCGGGACTCGACGCGCTCGCCGCGACGGCCGCCGAGACCGGTGTCTCGCTCGCCGGAGTAGACGCCCTCGAGGCCCTGCGCATCGCCGCCTGGCGTCCCCGCCACGCGACCGAGGTCGACGAACGGTCCATCCCGCACGAGCTCGACCTCCTCCGCTCGAGCGTGCACCTCGCCAAGGGCTGCTACCGGGGCCAGGAGACGGTGGCGAAGGTGCACAACCTCGGCCACCCGCCGCGGCGCTTGGTGCTGTTGCAGCTTGACGGCTCCGACTCGGTGCTGCCGGCGCACGGAGATGTCATCACCGCCCTCAAGGGCGGCGAATCGGTTGAGGTCGGCGCCATCACCTCCAGTGCCTGGCACTACGAGGACGGGCCCGTCGCCCTCGGGGTCGTCAAGCGGAGTGTCCCCGTCGACCTCGAGCTGACGGTGCTCGCTGGTGACTCCCGCATCGCCGCGGCTCAGGAGGTTGTGGTCCCACCCGGTGCCGGAGCGGAGGCGGGCGTGCCCCGCCTGCCCCGCCTCGGGGCGACGACCAGGTAG
- a CDS encoding RNA degradosome polyphosphate kinase, producing MDGDNLLLEDGLSDDLDDDFDEEEEHSDPLLPDNRYLDRELSWLAFNQRVLELAEDPLVPALERANFLAIFSSNLDEFFMVRVAGLKRRILTGLALPTNIGRVPVDVLTDISEKAHLLQQRHSRAFKQLVEPALREGGIDLVRWDELSDAERTVLDDYFSAQVFPVLMPLAVDPAHPFPYISGLSLNLSVRVRNPKTQKVEFARLKVPQMLPRFVRIAGVATPGEPMRFISLEDLIANQLDDLFPGMEILDHHVFRVTRNEDVEVDEDETENLIKALEKELLRRRFGPPIRLEVTDDMDDETLGLLVRELDITTQEVYKLPAPLDLSGLFSLQKIDRPDLKYPNHVPTTAVQLSPSEPNQRQDVFRAVSRGDVLLHHPYESFATSVQSFLEQAAADPDVLAIKQTLYRTSGDSPIVEALIDAAESGKQVLALVEIKARFDEQANISWARKLEKAGVHVVYGLVGLKTHCKLALVIRQEKGGVLRHYSHIGTGNYNPKTSRIYEDLGLLTADPEVGKDLTRLFNELSGYAIEKKFKRLLVAPRHLRKGLLKRIAVETGHARAGRPSGIRIKVNSIVDEAVIDALYRASQAGVPVDVWVRGICGLKPGQEGLSETIRVRSILGRYLEHSRIFSFVNGGEPEVFIGSADMMHRNLDRRVEALVRIVEPAHLSEIDDMFERAMDERTASWWLGSDGDWTRHHLDADGAPLADLQNQLMQHITHRKRAATRSANRALSR from the coding sequence ATGGACGGCGACAACCTGCTTCTCGAAGACGGCCTGAGCGATGACCTCGACGACGACTTCGACGAGGAGGAGGAGCACTCAGACCCGCTCCTCCCCGACAACCGCTACCTCGACCGTGAGCTGAGCTGGCTCGCCTTCAACCAGCGCGTCCTCGAGCTGGCGGAAGATCCGCTGGTGCCGGCGCTCGAGCGGGCCAACTTCCTCGCGATCTTCTCGTCGAACCTCGACGAATTCTTTATGGTCCGCGTCGCCGGCCTCAAGCGCCGCATCCTCACGGGGCTGGCTTTGCCGACCAACATCGGCCGCGTCCCCGTCGACGTACTGACCGACATCTCCGAAAAGGCGCATCTGCTCCAGCAGCGCCATTCCCGGGCGTTCAAGCAACTCGTCGAGCCCGCGCTGCGCGAGGGCGGCATCGACCTCGTCCGCTGGGACGAGCTGAGCGACGCCGAGCGCACGGTGCTCGACGACTATTTCTCGGCGCAGGTGTTCCCCGTGCTGATGCCACTGGCGGTCGACCCGGCCCACCCGTTCCCCTACATTTCCGGCCTTTCGCTCAACCTCTCGGTGCGCGTTCGCAATCCCAAGACGCAGAAGGTCGAGTTCGCGCGCCTCAAGGTTCCGCAGATGCTCCCGCGCTTCGTGCGGATCGCCGGGGTGGCGACCCCGGGCGAGCCGATGCGGTTCATCTCGCTCGAGGACCTGATCGCCAACCAGCTGGACGACCTGTTCCCCGGCATGGAGATCCTCGACCACCACGTCTTCCGGGTGACCCGCAACGAGGACGTCGAGGTCGACGAAGACGAGACCGAGAATCTGATTAAGGCCCTCGAGAAAGAGCTGCTGCGTCGCCGATTCGGCCCGCCCATCCGCCTCGAGGTTACCGACGACATGGACGACGAGACGCTGGGCCTGCTGGTGCGTGAGCTCGACATCACGACCCAGGAGGTCTATAAGCTCCCGGCTCCGCTCGATCTCAGCGGGCTCTTCAGCCTGCAGAAGATCGACCGGCCCGACCTGAAATACCCCAACCACGTCCCGACGACGGCCGTGCAGCTCTCGCCGAGCGAGCCGAACCAGCGCCAGGACGTCTTCAGGGCCGTGTCGCGCGGTGACGTGCTGCTGCACCACCCCTACGAGTCGTTCGCGACGAGCGTGCAGTCCTTCCTCGAGCAGGCGGCGGCGGATCCGGATGTGCTCGCGATCAAGCAGACGCTGTACCGCACCTCGGGCGACTCCCCCATCGTCGAGGCGCTGATCGACGCGGCCGAGTCCGGCAAGCAGGTGCTCGCGCTGGTCGAGATCAAGGCGCGCTTCGACGAGCAAGCCAACATCTCGTGGGCCCGCAAGCTCGAGAAGGCGGGCGTGCACGTCGTCTACGGCCTCGTCGGGCTGAAGACGCACTGCAAGCTCGCGCTCGTCATTCGCCAGGAGAAGGGCGGGGTGCTCCGCCACTACTCCCACATCGGCACCGGCAACTACAACCCGAAGACCTCGCGCATTTATGAAGACCTCGGCCTGCTCACTGCCGACCCGGAGGTCGGCAAGGACCTCACCCGCCTGTTCAACGAACTCTCGGGTTACGCGATCGAGAAGAAGTTCAAGCGCCTGCTCGTCGCGCCGCGCCACCTGCGCAAGGGGCTGCTGAAGCGGATCGCCGTCGAGACCGGGCACGCGCGCGCCGGACGGCCCTCGGGCATCCGGATCAAGGTGAACTCGATCGTGGACGAGGCCGTAATCGACGCGCTCTACCGTGCCAGCCAGGCCGGCGTGCCGGTGGACGTCTGGGTCCGCGGTATCTGCGGCCTCAAGCCCGGGCAGGAGGGGCTCTCCGAGACCATCCGAGTGCGCTCGATCCTCGGCCGCTATCTGGAGCACTCCCGCATCTTCAGCTTCGTCAACGGCGGCGAGCCCGAGGTCTTCATCGGCAGCGCCGACATGATGCACCGCAACCTCGACCGCCGCGTCGAGGCGCTGGTGCGGATCGTCGAGCCGGCGCACCTCAGCGAGATCGACGACATGTTCGAGCGGGCGATGGACGAGCGGACCGCCTCCTGGTGGCTCGGCTCGGACGGCGACTGGACGCGGCACCACCTGGACGCGGACGGCGCTCCGCTCGCCGACCTGCAGAACCAGCTGATGCAGCACATCACCCACCGCAAGCGCGCGGCGACACGCTCAGCCAACCGGGCCTTGAGCCGATGA
- the pstS gene encoding phosphate ABC transporter substrate-binding protein PstS: MRFSRLGQAAVIAAVAAITLTSCAANEAPAAGSGSGSGSATLSGTVTGIGSSAQGTAQTTWAAAFQTANPDVTVNYDPQGSGAGRTNFINGAADYAGSDSALKDEELAGTFAACAPDTKGIDLPVYISPIAVIFNVEGVDELKLDAATIAGIFKGTITSWDAPEIKALNPDATLPSATITSVHRSDDSGTTQNFTDYLAATAKDVWDAPAAQTFPYQSGDGAKGTSGVVDAVKNGTNTIGYADESGAKGMDMAQLKVGDAFSTISADGAAAVVAASPIAEGRGDNDLAITIDRTGTEADAWPLVLVSYLLVCQEYADADKGEVVKAYASYVASEDGQKAAAVQAGSAPLNSELASTVATAIESIK, translated from the coding sequence GTGAGATTCTCGCGTCTCGGCCAGGCGGCCGTCATCGCTGCCGTCGCAGCGATCACGCTGACCTCTTGCGCTGCCAACGAGGCACCGGCCGCCGGCAGCGGCTCCGGCTCCGGCTCCGCCACGCTCTCGGGCACCGTCACCGGCATCGGCTCGTCCGCTCAGGGCACCGCGCAGACCACTTGGGCCGCCGCGTTCCAGACCGCGAACCCTGACGTGACTGTCAACTACGACCCGCAGGGCTCGGGCGCCGGCCGCACCAACTTCATCAACGGCGCCGCTGACTACGCCGGCTCCGACTCCGCGCTCAAGGACGAGGAGCTCGCGGGCACCTTTGCCGCCTGCGCCCCCGACACCAAGGGGATCGACCTCCCGGTCTACATCTCGCCGATTGCGGTCATCTTCAATGTGGAGGGCGTCGACGAACTCAAGCTCGACGCCGCCACCATCGCCGGTATCTTCAAGGGCACCATCACGTCCTGGGACGCTCCGGAAATCAAGGCCCTGAACCCCGATGCGACCCTCCCGTCGGCGACCATCACCTCCGTGCACCGCTCGGACGACTCGGGCACGACGCAGAACTTCACCGACTACCTCGCGGCCACCGCGAAGGACGTTTGGGACGCCCCCGCCGCGCAGACCTTCCCCTACCAGAGCGGTGACGGCGCCAAGGGCACCTCGGGTGTCGTCGACGCGGTCAAGAACGGCACCAATACGATCGGCTACGCCGACGAGTCCGGCGCCAAGGGCATGGACATGGCCCAGCTCAAGGTCGGCGACGCTTTCTCGACCATCTCGGCCGACGGAGCCGCGGCGGTCGTCGCCGCCTCCCCCATCGCCGAAGGCCGTGGGGACAATGACCTCGCGATCACGATCGACCGCACCGGCACCGAGGCGGACGCCTGGCCGCTGGTCCTGGTCAGCTACCTCCTCGTGTGCCAGGAATACGCGGACGCCGACAAGGGCGAGGTCGTCAAGGCCTACGCCTCCTACGTCGCCAGTGAGGACGGCCAGAAAGCGGCCGCCGTTCAGGCCGGCTCCGCTCCCCTGAACTCGGAGCTCGCCAGCACGGTCGCCACCGCGATCGAGTCGATCAAGTAG